One Megalopta genalis isolate 19385.01 chromosome 5, iyMegGena1_principal, whole genome shotgun sequence DNA window includes the following coding sequences:
- the DNApol-zeta gene encoding DNA polymerase zeta catalytic subunit isoform X1, with translation MFSINLVTLDSYQSAPLSGLDITFSDFRGTEIKHVPIIRIFGSTPKGLKTCLHIHGVFPYIYVPCTIDKNIDNFIYRLAAAMDSAINVSLGSAMSKTQHVYKIHITSGIPFYGYHEKEHLFFKIYFYNPSMIKRAADLLQNGAILNQNLQPHEAHIPFILQFMIDYNLYGMSLINLKDVKYRQHIAAGSKSNSQNETCLNSNNSQIYLPSSVIRQSTCTLEVDARATEILNKQELENGLDLNPGIAAIWNNEKYRRDVKGLQQAESQLLYTNANSRVYSPSDNDIYQEERLMRRLQTISQTDMTTTSATLSAFRYPLEVQGESNSLNASHVSNHFKLNLLDKKNEEQIILSNESLNFEKFNASIQTLSQDKTIDVSVLDIDDVHLIEMLANLAESNEEVSVDNDSVLASQYSMLSNEIREDNEDDVEDLNITSLDLDSSWNTNTKTVSQLSTIDFENKEIGIENGRSTKLDDEDVTLLNFPQYDGSNDLIYKNDKQLQIKSSQNENTVSKYINCVKIQKHDDLLEKTVITSSCLNPNVVLNARKKLRQIVLDHTLSQSIAFNSILFHEKHGRDCRNMERKITEIIMEYEPDHQDLDVYDIDDTDHALLLIDHSNLINTSDHNESYSIAHNRLMEVELPSFDGNAVDSSSDSDLDSDITTDRKEERICIYKSCTKLKHEECIVNTSLKKRKLESGNSSSGSPQIHYHTPIKARRLQSPCSTRKYSALNITIMSPKAKESFGKIDSLKNKPCSTKSTFDTPNQNKNQLKMYLLHEEICSSSSEVDQDSHILNSAGNVQESIYLNHAEHNSLATKPTKDIISRCNKDVRKRLSFLDTNDKEIASMKDGIDENYSEHSSTVEKIIIKSQTIYSAASVPAINLVDDKYFLKTCTKKDEKTNGKDNFSSTINIDKDLCKRSLSNEMLQEYNEDDIEGGENIFSMMYTQLLNKKLNLEAENLNLLSLDSAYNIARNKLTTITTKFSSPTRERIISTMKIYNDFKSNGPFFSKKIDLLKQKEYSRKNNNIEDVISFKSSLDKVTGIELWRRVKINEFYPSGLYIKSCDIKRVLTGHCSTTIQPLIRPPTSRSTQIWLQAKKYSLKRSSKCSEIKRDSETKKTNEQVNTDANDLINEKPLANIKCVKEQSQSTDTSHRSSGSNDSMNPSLRDILENPLLYKNNDTQHLGISYGQIEYSIKGHSGNAADENFQNAKGLLVPQYLTILSLEVHAVTRGKLLPDPEHDSIGAIFYAIHNDIPSLLDTQQIIHGAIVVNSSINDSRIKTVYSTSATCLTSYVSSEKDLLNSLITLLRHCDPDILVGWEIESHSWGYILQRANHIGFTTLAWQISRISNATPISKDQAWDKDNLSEAKIPGRIVLDVWRIMRHEIALLNYTFENVIYHVLRERISCPTFQHLTDWWRHSNVTTQWKVIFHYVTRVVGTLRILLHLDIIGRTCEHARLFGIQFYEVFSRGSQFRVESMMLRLAKPLNYIAVSPSMQQRARMRAPESLPLIMEPQSMFYTDPIVVLDFQSLYPSIIIAYNYCFSTCLGRLEHVGQHEPFEFGATTLKVGKRTIESLQGKINFSPCGVAFVKPDVRLGILPRMLTEILNTRLMVKQSMKLHGNENRVLQRILHSQQLGLKLIANVTYGYTSANFSGRMPCIEVGDSVVSKGRETLERAIKIVEATPKWGAQVVYGDTDSLFILLPGKSKEEAFTIGAEMADTITAANPPPVKLKFEKVLQPSILQTKKRYCGYMYEFPDQNEPELLAKGIETIRRDGCPAAAKILEKTLKILFDTKDLSLLKLYITRQFDKILRRKISVQDLTFAKEFRGLRGYKPNACVPALELTRRLMRKDPRAVPRTGERVRYVIVAGAPNQPLIQCVRTPMEVISDEGLSSNSIYYITKVIIPPLNRCLNLIGVDVNAWYREMFHRQSSNKTVGLFIDNQKQTIRQFFSTVVCAACGGQTQNDICTNCIENPTQAIIVLHEKLRWLERTHSELTTICKSCVGYLDDVKCESLDCPVLYRLVQARRDLVQIPYLNGIICNRDIFHTEARNTKQ, from the exons ATGTTTTCTATTAATTTGGTAACATTAGACAGTTACCAATCAGCTCCGCTGTCTGGATTAGATATAACATTTTCAGATTTTCGTGGGACAGAAATCAAGCATGTCCcaattattagaatatttggATCCACTCCGAAGG GGTTAAAAACATGCCTCCATATACATGGTGTATTTCCATATATTTATGTACCATGTACAATAGATAAGAACATTGATAATTTTATATACAGATTAGCTGCAGCAATGGATTCTGCAATTAATGTATCTTTGGGATCAGCAATGTCTAAAACCCAACATGTCTATAAGATTCACATAACTTCTGGAAT TCCATTCTACGGTTATCACGAGAaggaacatttattttttaaaatctatttCTATAATCCGTCTATGATTAAACGAGCAGCTGATTTGTTACAA AACGGTGCGATACTTAATCAAAATTTACAACCACATGAAGCTCATATTCCTTTCATATTACAATTTATGATAGATTACAATCTCTATGGAATGAgcttaataaatttaaaagatGTCAAGTATAGACAACATATAGCAGCAGGATCCAAGAGCAACTCTCAAAATGAAACCTGTTTGAACTCTAATAATTCCCAGATCTACCTTCCTTCATCTGTTATTAGACAAAGCACATGTACATTGGAAGTAGATGCACGAGCAACTGAAATACTCAATAAACAAGAACTtgaaaatggtttagatttgaATCCTGGTATCGCAGCAATATGGAATAATGAAAAGTATAGAAGAGATGTCAAAGGTTTACAGCAAGCTGAATcacaattattatatacaaatgCGAACAGTAGAGTTTACAGTCCATCCGATAATGATATTTATCAGGAAGAAAGATTAATGCGAAGATTGCAAACTATTTCCCAG ACGGATATGACAACAACATCGGCAACATTGTCAGCGTTTCGTTACCCATTGGAAGTTCAAGGTGAAAGTAATTCTCTTAATGCCTCGCATGTGTCGAATCATTTTAAACTGAACTTGCTAGATAAAAAGAATGAAGAGCAAATAATATTAAGCAATGAATCATTAAATTTTGAGAAATTTAATGCGTCGATACAAACATTATCGCAGGACAAAACTATAGATGTCAGTGTTT tGGATATAGATGATGTACACTTAATTGAAATGTTAGCCAATTTAGCAGAATCAAATGAAGAAGTTTCTGTTGATAATGATAGCGTGTTAGCTTCTCAGTATTCTATGCTGAGTAATGAAATTAGAGAAGATAATGAAGATGACGTTGAAGATCTAAATATTACAAGTCTAGATTTAGATAGTTCATGGAATACAAATACCAAGACTGTTAGTCAATTAAGTACAATTGATTTTGAAAATAAGGAGATTGGAATTGAAAATGGAAGATCTACTAAACTGGATGATGAAGATGTTACTTTGTTGAATTTTCCACAGTATGATGGTTCAAATGATTTGATCTATAAAAATGATAAACAGTTGCAGATAAAATCCTCTCAAAATGAAAATACAGTATCGAAATACATAAACTGCGTTAAAATACAGAAACATGATGATTTGTTAGAAAAAACAGTGATAACGTCTTCTTGTCTTAATCCCAACGTTGTATTGAATGCAAGGAAGAAGTTACGTCAAATTGTATTGGATCATACTCTTTCACAGTCAATTGCAtttaattcaatattatttcATGAGAAACATGGGCGTGATTGTAGGAATATGGAAAGGAAGATAACAGAAATTATTATGGAATATGAACCGGATCATCAAGATTTAGATGTATACGATATAGATGATACGGATCACGCATTACTATTAATCGATCATTCAAATTTAATAAACACGAGTGATCATAATGAATCATATTCTATTGCTCATAATCGCTTAATGGAAGTGGAACTACCATCGTTCGATGGTAATGCAGTCGACAGTTCTAGTGATTctgatttggattcagatatcACTACCGATAGAAAAGAGGAACGCATTTGCATTTATAAGTCATGCACAAAATTAAAGCATGAAGAGTGTATAGTCAATACTTCACTAAAAAAACGAAAACTAGAGTCTGGAAACTCAAGTTCAGGGTCTCCACAAATACACTATCATACTCCAATTAAAGCAAGACGTTTGCAAAGTCCATGTTCTACAAGAAAATATTCAGCCCTCAATATAACAATAATGTCTCCAAAAGCCAAAGAATCTTTTGGAAAAATAGATTCATTAAAAAACAAACCATGCAGTACGAAATCTACATTTGATACACCAAATCAAAACAAAAATCAAttgaaaatgtatttattacATGAGGAAATATGTAGTTCATCCTCTGAAGTAGACCAAG ACAGTCATATCCTGAATAGTGCTGGAAATGTTCAGGAGTCTATTTATTTAAACCATGCCGAACATAATTCACTAGCGACAAAGCCTACAAAAGATATTATTTCTAGATGTAACAAAGATGTTCGTAAACGGCTGAGTTTTCttgacacaaatgataaagaAATTGCATCTATGAAAGATGGTATCGATGAAAATTATTCTGAACATTCATCTACAGTagaaaagattataattaagTCGCAAACAATTTATTCTGCTGCTAGTGTTCCTGCCATAAATTTGGTTGATGACAAGTATTTTTTAAAAACATGCACAAAGAAAGATGAGAAAACAAATGGCAAAGATAATTTCTCAAGTACGATAAACATCGATAAAGATTTATGCAAAAGAAGTTTATCAAATGAGATGCTGCAAGAATACAATGAAGACGATATCGAAGGTGGAGAAAATATTTTCAGCATGATGTATACTCAACTccttaataaaaaattaaatttggaGGCAGAGAATTTGAACCTATTGTCATTAGATTCTGCATACAATATTGCGAGAAACAAACTGACTACAATCACTACAAAATTTAGTTCACCAACAAGAGAAAGGATTATAAGTACCATGAAAATATATAACGATTTCAAATCGAATGGACCATTTTTTAGCAAAAAAATCGACCTCCTAAAGCAGAAAGAATATTcaagaaaaaataataacattgagGATGTGATTTCCTTTAAATCTAGTCTAGATAAAGTTACTGGTATCGAATTATGGCGTAGagtgaaaataaatgaattttatccTTCTGGATTATATATAAAGTCATGCGACATAAAGAGAGTTCTAACAGGACATTGTTCGACAACAATCCAACCTCTTATTCGACCACCTACTTCAAGAAGTACTCAAATTTGGTTGCAAGCTAAAAAGTACTCACTAAAACGAAGTAGTAAATGTTCTGAAATAAAGAGGGACTCGGAAACAAAAAAGACAAATGAACAGGTCAATACTGATGCAAATGATTTGATTAATGAAAAGCCATTGGCTAATATTAAATGTGTAAAAGAACAATCGCAAAGCACTGATACATCACACCGCTCAAGTGGATCTAATGATAGTATGAATCCTTCTTTAAGAGATATACTTGAGAATccgttattatataaaaataatgacaCACAGCATTTGGGAATTTCATATGGTCAGATTGAATATTCTATAAAAGGACATAGTGGTAATGCTGCAgatgaaaattttcaaaatgcCAAAGGACTATTAGTG CCTCAATATTTGACAATATTATCATTGGAAGTACATGCGGTAACACGTGGTAAACTTCTTCCTGATCCAGAACACGATTCGATCGGAGCAATATTCTATGCTATTCACAACGATATTCCATCATTGTTGGATACTCAACAAATAATACATG GTGCTATCGTTGTAAATTCTTCTATAAATGATTCAAGGATAAAAACTGTTTATTCAACCAGTGCGACGTGTCTGACATCGTATGTATCCAGTGAAAAGGATTTACTGAATAGCCTGATAACATTGCTCAGGCATTGTGATCCAGACATCTTAGTTGGTTGGGAAATAGAATCTCATTCGTGGGGTTACATTTTACAGCGGGCTAACCACATAGGTTTTACTACTCTTGCATGGCAAATTTCAAGAATTTCAAATGCTACTCCAATTTCGAAAGATCAAGCATGGGATAAAGATAACTTAAGCGAAGCAAAAATACCAGGTAGAATCGTTCTTGATGTTTGGCGGATAATGCGTCATGAAATAG CATTATTAAATTACACATTTGAAAATGTTATTTATCATGTGCTGCGTGAAAGAATCTCGTGCCCTACTTTTCAACATTTGACCGATTGGTGGAGGCATAGCAATGTAACGACACAGTGGAAAGTAATCTTTCATTACGTTACAAGGGTTGTTGGTACGCTTAGAATACTTTTACACCTAGATATCATtg GAAGAACTTGCGAACACGCTCGACTAtttggaatacaattttatgaAGTTTTTTCTCGAGGGTCCCAGTTTCGTGTTGAATCGATGATGTTGAGACTCGCAAAACCTTTGAATTATATAGCTGTTTCACCATCTATGCAACAAAGAGCTAGAATGCGGGCACCTGAATCACTACCACTTATTATGGAACCACAATCTATGTTTTATACCGATCCTATAGTTGTTCTTGATTTTCAAAGCTTATATCCAAGCATTATCATTGCTTATAATTATTGCTTCTCCACATGTTTGGGTCGTTTAGAACATGTTGGCCA GCATGAGCCGTTTGAGTTTGGAGCAACTACATTGAAAGTAGGGAAAAGAACTATTGAAAGTTTACAAGGCAAAATAAATTTCTCACCATGTGGCGTAGCTTTTGTAAAACCAGATGTACGTCTTGGAATATTGCCACGTATGCTCACGGAAATtctaaacacacgattaatgGTAAAACAGTCTATGAAACTCCATGGAAATGAGAATCGTGTACTACAGCGTATTCTTCATTCGCAACAATTGGGACTTAAATTGATTGCGAATGTTACCTATGGCTATACATCTGCTAATTTTAGTGGAAGAATGCCATGCATAGAA GTTGGAGACAGCGTTGTTAGCAAAGGAAGAGAAACGCTTGAAAGAGCAATCAAAATTGTGGAGGCTACACCGAAGTGGGGAGCACAAGTTGTCTATGGTGATACAGATTCGTTATTCATTCTTTTACCAGGAAAATCAAAGGAAGAAGCATTTACTATTGGAGCTGAAATGGCTGATACAATTACTGCAGCTAATCCGCCTCCAGTGAAACTAAAGTTCGAAAAAGTTTTGCAACCATCGATATTACAA ACTAAAAAAAGATATTGCGGTTACATGTACGAGTTTCCTGATCAAAATGAACCAGAATTATTAGCTAAAGGTATTGAAACTATTCGTAGAGATGGTTGTCCAGCAGCAGCAAAA ATACTTGAGAAAACATTGAAGATCTTGTTCGATACCAAGGACCTTTCCTTGTTAAAGCTGTACATTACCAGACAATTTGATAAAATTCTACGTAGGAAAATATCAGTTCAAGATTTAACTTTCGCGAAAGAATTTCGTGGTTTACGCGGTTACAAACCTAATGCATGCGTACCTGCGTTGGAATTAACTAGGAGACTAATGCGTAAAGATCCTCGAGCAGTGCCTCGTACCGGTGAACGAGTACGTTATGTTATAGTAGCAGGTGCACCGAATCAACCCCTTATTCAGTGTGTACGAACACCAATGGAAGTGATTTCAGATGAGGGTTTGAGTTCAAATTCAATATACTACATAACAAAAGTTATCATACCGCCTCTTAATCGTTGTTTGAACCTAATTGGGGTTGATGTTAACGCATG GTACAGGGAAATGTTCCACAGACAATCATCCAACAAAACAGTCGGTTTGTTCATCGACAATCAAAAGCAGACGATACGACAATTTTTCAGTACAGTTGTATGCGCTGCTTGCGGAGGACAAACACAGAATGATATTTGCACAAACTGCATAGAGAATCCAACTCAAGCGATAATTGTTTTACATGAAAAGCTGAGGTGGCTAGAGCGTACTCATTCTGAACTAACTACG ATTTGTAAATCTTGTGTCGGTTATTTGGATGATGTGAAATGCGAATCTTTGGACTGTCCGGTTTTGTACCGTTTAGTCCAAGCTAGAAGAGATCTTGTTCAAATACCATATTTAAACGGTATTATTTGTAATCGTGATATTTTTCATACAGAAGCAAGAAACACAAAACAGTAA